Proteins encoded by one window of Synechococcus sp. WH 7805:
- a CDS encoding DUF389 domain-containing protein, producing the protein MDSESASSRMLRRLHRSHMRDACLDEVFIVLSVGASLIATLGLLANSAAVVIGAMVVAPWIMPLRAAAFAILLGEVQLLGRSLRTLMVGVVSTTLLSLVLGYLADLPRFGTEVLTRTTPNLLDLGIALVAGGLATYAKLRSDAVSSLAGTAIAVALVPPVCVMGLLLSQQQWNEAVGAGLLFATNLLGILTGGLVLMAWKDPEFRQVFRRSHLSAASFTLTGLLLVPLGSSFLNLLDRAQKDSTRDMVQETIEGFLTRETLTFGDRETVDVERVDIAWNQNPPVIRVIVRVSDPALPSFKQVSAVQEEINRRQAIRFRLVVQRTAVDVVGPEEAPNPATPAAEQLLAPAPKPEPPLGSGESDAVPSENNLSVDSEPILPPNFPTN; encoded by the coding sequence ATGGACTCGGAGAGCGCCTCCAGCCGCATGCTCAGGCGACTGCACCGCAGTCATATGCGTGATGCCTGCCTTGATGAGGTTTTCATCGTGTTGAGCGTGGGGGCAAGCCTGATTGCCACGCTCGGGCTGCTTGCGAACAGCGCCGCCGTGGTGATCGGCGCCATGGTGGTGGCCCCGTGGATCATGCCGCTGCGGGCGGCCGCTTTTGCAATCCTGCTTGGAGAGGTTCAACTGCTGGGGCGATCACTGCGCACCTTGATGGTGGGGGTAGTGAGCACCACACTCTTGTCTCTGGTGCTGGGATACCTGGCGGATTTACCGCGATTCGGCACTGAAGTGCTGACCCGAACAACGCCGAATCTGCTTGATCTCGGCATCGCCCTGGTGGCTGGCGGCCTTGCCACCTACGCCAAGCTTCGCAGCGATGCGGTGAGTTCCTTGGCAGGGACCGCCATTGCCGTGGCTCTTGTTCCGCCGGTGTGCGTGATGGGTCTGCTCCTTTCACAACAACAGTGGAACGAAGCAGTAGGTGCTGGCCTGCTTTTCGCCACCAACCTGCTGGGCATCCTCACCGGTGGCCTAGTGCTGATGGCCTGGAAGGATCCCGAATTCAGACAGGTGTTCCGACGCAGCCACCTCAGCGCAGCCAGTTTCACTCTCACCGGCCTGCTCCTTGTGCCACTCGGCAGTAGTTTTCTGAATTTGTTGGACAGAGCCCAGAAGGACAGCACCCGGGACATGGTTCAGGAGACCATCGAGGGTTTCCTGACGCGGGAGACGCTGACGTTCGGCGATCGGGAAACTGTGGATGTTGAGCGTGTTGATATCGCCTGGAATCAAAATCCTCCGGTCATCCGCGTCATCGTGCGGGTCTCGGATCCAGCCCTGCCGAGTTTCAAGCAGGTCTCAGCAGTCCAGGAAGAAATCAACCGCAGGCAAGCCATACGTTTCCGGTTGGTCGTACAGCGCACCGCAGTCGATGTCGTCGGACCTGAGGAAGCTCCAAATCCTGCGACACCCGCCGCCGAACAATTGTTGGCGCCTGCACCAAAGCCAGAACCGCCTCTTGGTTCAGGTGAGTCGGACGCCGTGCCATCCGAGAACAACCTGAGCGTTGATTCAGAGCCGATTCTGCCCCCAAATTTCCCTACAAACTGA